In Desulfuribacillus stibiiarsenatis, a genomic segment contains:
- a CDS encoding response regulator transcription factor: MFQILVAEDNKNLLMLMKTRLEQAGYKVLQAENGREALGIIEEQHVDLIICDIMMPKMDGFELIKSLREAKYTMPILVVTAKEAFSDKEKGFRLGSDDYMVKPIDMNEMVLRVAALLRRAKIANEHKIVIGELVLDYDKLSINGPGIEMELPKKEFLLLFKLLSYPKRIFTRQQLIDEIWGMDTDVDERTVDSHIKKLRKKFEDRPEFTIITIRGLGYKAEKNYD; the protein is encoded by the coding sequence ATGTTTCAAATATTGGTAGCTGAGGACAATAAAAATTTATTGATGTTAATGAAAACTCGTTTAGAACAAGCAGGGTATAAAGTTTTGCAAGCAGAAAATGGCCGTGAAGCCCTTGGAATTATTGAAGAACAACATGTCGATTTAATTATCTGTGATATTATGATGCCAAAAATGGATGGATTTGAGCTTATTAAAAGTCTTAGAGAAGCGAAATATACCATGCCAATTTTGGTGGTTACCGCCAAGGAAGCCTTTTCGGACAAGGAAAAAGGTTTTAGGCTAGGTTCTGACGATTATATGGTGAAGCCTATCGATATGAACGAGATGGTTCTAAGGGTAGCTGCTTTATTACGACGAGCTAAAATTGCGAATGAACACAAAATTGTCATAGGAGAACTTGTACTCGACTATGATAAATTGAGCATAAATGGGCCTGGTATCGAAATGGAACTTCCAAAAAAAGAATTTCTATTGCTTTTTAAATTGTTAAGCTATCCAAAGCGAATTTTTACTAGGCAACAGCTAATAGATGAAATTTGGGGAATGGACACAGACGTTGACGAGCGAACGGTGGATAGCCACATTAAAAAGCTGCGTAAAAAATTTGAGGACCGGCCGGAGTTCACAATCATTACAATCAGAGGACTAGGCTACAAGGCGGAGAAAAATTATGATTAA